AATCCGCGATAGTTCGCGAAGCCGTCGTCGCCGGCGACGATAACACCCAGCGCGCGATTGCATTTGTATTTGAAAATCGGATCGAAATAATCGCCGGAGCGCACGCGCAAAGCCTCTTTGAGCACCGCGGGCTTCCAGATCGGCGCACCGCCGGCCACCGGCGGATTGTGCAGCAGCCCCTGATAGAACATGGCGAGCTCGGCCGCGGTCATGATGCCGCCGCCACCGGGCGCGCCCGACTCGCGTACTATCGGATGGTTGAAGCCAATTATCGCGTCCTCGGTAACTATGGTTTCCGCTGGAGGCGGCGGAAAGCCCATCTTCGCATAATCTGCGGGCGCCAAGGGTTCGCCGATGCAGACGACCTCGGCGATGCGACCCTGTTCAGCCGGCGGACGTCCGAGGCGCAGCTCGGGCAGGCCCAACGGCGCCGCGATGCGCTCGCGCACGAAGTCGCGAAAATCCATTCCGGAGCGGCGGCGGATGATTTCGCCCAGTACCCAAAAGGCCGAGAGGCCATGATAGACGAAGCGCTGGCCGACCGGGAATTGCAGCCGCCACTCCTTGAACCGCTCAAGCATCCGCTTGCGATCGAGCCACTCCGGCTGTGCGTAAGGGGCGAACGGGAAGCCGCCGGTATGGATCAGCAACTGCTCGACCGTGATGGCGTCCTTACCGTTGGTGGCGAACTCGGGCACGATACTCGCCGCGCTTTCACGGACGTCGAGTTTGTCGTCACCGATCAAAATCCAGATGGCGGCGGAGATGATCGCTTTGGTGCAACTGAAGACAAAAAAGAGCGTGTCGTCGGTTACGGGCCGATCGGCGCCGCCTTGCACGGCGTGGCCGAAGGATTTCATTGCGGCGATCTTACCGTTGCGCGCGATCGCGATTTGGCACGATGGCAGCAGACCTTCGGCAACCTCGCGCTCGGCGCGTTGCAGAAGCAGATCAATTTTGGCCGGGTCAAGACCGACCGCGCGAGGATCCTCGGCGAAGAAATTCTTGCTTGGCAAAGCTAATCTCGCTCCCTGATCAGATTAGGTGGATTGATAACACGAAAGCGGGTCGGACCGACAGTCACGGCTGGGCTAAAATTTGCCGGGCGGGGACTGCTTCGTCTATAATGAGTCTCGCTCGATTCTCAAACCCGCAACCCCAGATCACTTGACTGCCGCGAGAATCGCGCGTCCGGTCTGGGCGAACGACACACCCACTTTCTTAACTCGGAGGCACTAAACCAATGAATTCGACGAACCAGCTTTTTAACCCGCGCTACGGCCATCGCGGCCGCAGCGCACTCTATTCATTGACGATCATCCTCGCAGCCGTGATCGCATACCCGCAAATCTCGGCGGCCAAGCCTAAGCCCAAGATTACCGTCGCGCTGTGGGTAGCGAATGGCACGAACGTGCTCGAATTCGATCCGGGCGATTTCAAAAAAGGCACGCACAACACCAAGCCCCATCTGACCCTCAATAGCGCCGCCGGGTTCGGCGCGCCACAGGGTGTAAACTTCGACACGGCGGGCGATCTTTGGGTGATCGACGGCGGCACGACCTTCGTTGGCGGCACTTCCGCGCCGGCGCTCGACGAGTTTACACCCACTCAGCTCAATGACCTGAAAAAGAAAAAGGACAAGACGCCTGCGCCGAACGTGACGCTGACTTCGACCTCTTTCGTCTTTCCGCAGCAGGCGGTGTTCGACACACTGGGGAATCTGTGGGTGAGCGACAATGGCGCCAACTCGGTTTTCGCCTTCACCGCCGCACAACTACTGGCCGGCGGCGCGCAGACGCCGACCGTCACCATCACCTCGAATCCAACTTTCACGGGACCGCTGGGCATCACCTTCGGCGCCAACGGGAATCTGTGGGTTGCGAACAACGGCACGACGACTATTTTCGAATTCAACGCCGGGGATCTACCCCCGCTAACCAGTGTCTCCTCAGTGACTTTAACGCCTAACGTCATTCTGTCTGACGACGGGGCTAATTCGATTCAGGGACCGTGGGCACTCGCCTTCGACGCCACGGGCAATTTATGGTCCAGCAACGCCAACACGCCCTTCACCGTGGTCGAATTTGCGCATGCGGTGCTCGGGGCGTCGGGCAGTCCGACGCCGGCCGTGACGCTCAGCCCGACGACCGACAAGAAGGGCAACGACACGCTCGCGGCGCCGAACGGGATCGCGTTCGACAATCTCGGTAATCTCGCGACCGTCAGTTCAGCGACGCCGTTTGGCGTTGGGAGCTTCGCCGTTAGTCAGCTTACCGCTGGTGGAGCGGTAGTGCCGAATACGTTGCTGGTCGGTAAGCACACGACGCTTAGTGCCCCGGCCGGATGTAACTTCGGACCCAACGTGAAGAAGTAGATACCGCCTGTCTCCGCGGTCACGCGCATCATTCAACGGATGCGCGTGACCGCATCTCCAGAGCCGGGGTCTATTGCTGCGCCGCTGAATGTGGCGCGGAACTCGTCGTTGACTGAAACAATGAGCGGACGAGCGGGGTGATATCAAGCTCGGAGGGCGGATTACCCTGTGCCTGCCGGACGACTTGGCGCAATTCTTCGCCGGTCGAGGACTCACGCGCGAGAATCAGCGGGATGTTGCCGTCGAGAAACTCGGCGCTGCCGTGCCATGAGTAATGGCTCTCGGAGGCGAAGTAATAACGTTGCGCGATCGGAACCCTCGGCCCGGTGCGCGCAAGCAGGATGATATCGCCGGCGCGATTACCGAACTTCCCGTTTCCCAGCCAATTCATCCGCCGCTCGAGATCAATGAGATCGTTGCGCGGATGGCGTTCCAGGTAATCCGAAATCGGCACGAGCCGATGGCCGTTGAAAATCTCAAACGGGTTGGCGTCGACGCCTGCGCCCACCGGCTTGCGCGAGAAGATCAGATCGATCGTGCCCTTGAGCCGCGGAATCGGTTTGCCCCAGCGGTTACTGCGGTAGAGCGCGCGCAAGACCGGCCGCACGTCCTGGTCGAAACGCGGCGGCTGGCCCCAACGGCATTGATCGTCGTCGTGCGGACAAGTCGAGCGGTCGGCGAGATAGATGTATTCCATGAAGCCCTGCGAGGCGACGACGGCCTGGTAGTCCTTGTCCGGATCCTCGAGTAACGGCCGGCGCACGCGAAATCCGACCTGCTTGAGCAAGCCGAACGGGGTGTCTGCGCCGGTTCCGATCGCGTGAGCATCATCCTTCATGACCGGCGTATGGCCGTGGTCGGCGATGATCAAGACGTACGTGTCCTTCAGCGCGTTATTTTGCCGATAAGCTTCGAGAATTTGACCGACGGCCGGATCGACGACGTGCTTGTAATAGTAGAGTTGTGAGTGCAGGGGATTTTCCGCCTCGTGCGTGTAGATATCGAGACCCGGAAAATAGACCACCTGCAGATTGGGCAAGCCATGCTCCTTGATCGCCTCGGTAACCTTTTGCACTGACGACAGATCGAGCGAACCCGCCACCGACTTCTCCGCGTCCTCGCCGACCAGTGCGCCTTTGAGCAGGTCGATGGTCATGCCCGTGAAGGCCGAAGGATCGATTGTTGTGAACAGGGTTGCGCCCCGATAGACCATCAGCATCGAGACGTAACTGCGTTGCGTGGCTTCGAGATCATAGAGCGTGGGCACCGCGAGTTGCCGGCCGACCAGATCGTCGGTGACCATCTTGGTGAAGTCTCCGGTGTCTCTCACGGTGACCGGCACCGGCGCGTAGAACTTTCGCGTCAGACGATCGAACCACTCGTCACCAGCGATACCGTCGTCGGCCGGCGGCGCGCCGGTGAAGATCGCCGACCACGCGGCGACGGTGCTCGACGGCAGGATGGTCTCGACGTCGGGCGCGGAATAAGCGTGTGCGAAGAGGTCCGGGCTCTGCTGCTGTCCCATCAGCGCAGCGATAAAAGGCGCATCGCCTGACCGGATCGCTTGCATCAAGACGTCGTGGCCGCCGCCATCTAAGGCCAGGATCAGCACATGCGGACCGGCGGGCGCGACCGCAGGCGGGGCCTTGGTCAACTGCTCCTCGCCGCCGTGGCGTAAAACTCGGCCGATCAGCGTGCAACCGGTTTGGGTGATGAGAATGGATAGTACGCCCAATGCCAGTATGGCGTGCTTCAGTTTTTCCACGATAGGTTCGCTCGATTTTTGGGTCATTAGGCGCGCAGCTTA
The genomic region above belongs to Candidatus Binataceae bacterium and contains:
- a CDS encoding serine hydrolase domain-containing protein; this encodes MPSKNFFAEDPRAVGLDPAKIDLLLQRAEREVAEGLLPSCQIAIARNGKIAAMKSFGHAVQGGADRPVTDDTLFFVFSCTKAIISAAIWILIGDDKLDVRESAASIVPEFATNGKDAITVEQLLIHTGGFPFAPYAQPEWLDRKRMLERFKEWRLQFPVGQRFVYHGLSAFWVLGEIIRRRSGMDFRDFVRERIAAPLGLPELRLGRPPAEQGRIAEVVCIGEPLAPADYAKMGFPPPPAETIVTEDAIIGFNHPIVRESGAPGGGGIMTAAELAMFYQGLLHNPPVAGGAPIWKPAVLKEALRVRSGDYFDPIFKYKCNRALGVIVAGDDGFANYRGFGRATSPEAFGHGGAGGQLGWGDPVSGISIGYCTNGYDRNEIRQGRRGVAISSLAAVCAA
- a CDS encoding alkaline phosphatase family protein, with translation MEKLKHAILALGVLSILITQTGCTLIGRVLRHGGEEQLTKAPPAVAPAGPHVLILALDGGGHDVLMQAIRSGDAPFIAALMGQQQSPDLFAHAYSAPDVETILPSSTVAAWSAIFTGAPPADDGIAGDEWFDRLTRKFYAPVPVTVRDTGDFTKMVTDDLVGRQLAVPTLYDLEATQRSYVSMLMVYRGATLFTTIDPSAFTGMTIDLLKGALVGEDAEKSVAGSLDLSSVQKVTEAIKEHGLPNLQVVYFPGLDIYTHEAENPLHSQLYYYKHVVDPAVGQILEAYRQNNALKDTYVLIIADHGHTPVMKDDAHAIGTGADTPFGLLKQVGFRVRRPLLEDPDKDYQAVVASQGFMEYIYLADRSTCPHDDDQCRWGQPPRFDQDVRPVLRALYRSNRWGKPIPRLKGTIDLIFSRKPVGAGVDANPFEIFNGHRLVPISDYLERHPRNDLIDLERRMNWLGNGKFGNRAGDIILLARTGPRVPIAQRYYFASESHYSWHGSAEFLDGNIPLILARESSTGEELRQVVRQAQGNPPSELDITPLVRSLFQSTTSSAPHSAAQQ